Genomic DNA from Pseudobacteroides sp.:
AATTATAATAGCCAAAATAATTGGAGCCGGAAAACTCATAATCAAGTCAAATAAATTGATCATCAAGGTATTTCTGACAGCTCTATAAAAGTCACTCATTCTAAATATCTCTTTAAAATTGTCCAATCCAACCCATGGGCTTTTTAAAACTCCTTGAAAAGGGTTGTATTCTTTAAATGCAATTATAGTTTGGTACATGGGTATATACTTAAATATAATAAAATACGCCATTGGAAGGAGTAACATCAAATACAGAATCCAATCTTTTTTCAAATAGAATAGTATATTCTTTTTTTTAGGCATGTCAGTAGGAGCAGGAATGCTAGTTTTTGCAGCTATATCACTCATTATTATTACTATCCCCCTTTTTATATTTTCTCTCTCTCTTTACTTTATCAGGAAATGAGTTACATTTTCATTATACTGCCCTCCAAAGTTTATTCAAGAATGACAATTTTACGATATATCACTTTTACTTATCCATTGATTCCAGCCACTTTAAAGGTTTTTGGAACTTCTTTTCATAATGGAAACAAACAGACCCCAGTGTTTTACTATATTTCCCAGTAATAATCGTTTGCATCTTCATGAACTTAGATAAATTAATACAATTGAAATTAATATTGATTGCTGTATAATAATTAAAAGTGATATATTTTACAAAAGTGTAACTTGTTATATAATTATTTCTGCTATAGGAAAACAACATATTAGTAAAGGATTCTATTCATGCTGATTTAGGGGTGTACTGTGAAGAATTATACTTTGATAGTTAAGCTTTTTATAGCACTTTCACTTTTTATTATTATTCCGGTAATAATAGTTGCCACCATATCCAATTATACTATTATGGATTATTCAGAAGATGAAATCACAAAATGGGGTATAGATAAACTAAAAGTTGCAAACAGCATTACCGGCTTGTTAACTGATCTTGTAAATAAGGATGCTGTACGTATTTCCATGGATAGTAACCTTACAAATTTTTATGACTATACCAAGTTTCAAGCAAATTCAAAAAACAAAGAAGACTTATTCATTATGTATAGGATACAAAGCATGCTTTCCGGTATTGTCAACATAAATGACCGATATCACTCGGTGTATTTGTATTTGGATAATTCAAACTATGTAATTACAAGTGAAAAAGTATGCCTTAAGGAAAACTTTGATGACACAGAATGGATTAAATCTTATATGTACAGCAAATACTTAAAGGAACCCATAGCATGGCTAAATCCCAGGCTGACAAGTCAAAGGCGTTCAAGCAATACAGTTGATGGTTTGGATGAGAGCAAAAGTTCCAACTCGTCAAACTATGTTTTGTCATATATTTATCCGCTTACTTCCTACACAACGGAATTAAGCGGAGCTATTGTTGTAAATATATATGAAAATCAATTAAGCAAATTAATTAACAGCGACAATCTAAATAATGAGGGATATATAGGCATCATTAATTCAAAAGGTGATGTGGTATCAGATGTGGATAAAACATCGGTTGGCTCAAACATATCCTCCAAGGATTACGTAGCAAGTATACTTACCAACAAACAACAGGTTGGTGACCTGACTACCAGGATTAATGGCAAAAAACATTTGATAACATATACAAAAGCAGACATTAATGATTGGATATTTGTGGGCACATTTTCCCTTGATAATCTTACAAATAGCTTTACTTCCATTAGGATGCTTATAATTTATATATGTGTGGCTCTTCTGGTAATTGGAATTCTTTTGTCCTATTTTATATCACGAAGGTTATACAACCCTGTTAAAAAGCTGGTTAATGACATAAAAAGCAGAAAAGGTATAGATATAATAGGAACTGAAAATGAAGTCACCCTCTTGTCTAAAGCCTTTGATTCTTTGATTAAGCAAGAGGACCATCTTTTTAATACAATTGAGAAAAATACAAGGCACCTTAGGGAGAATTATCTATTAGGGCTTTTAAAAGGCAGGTCTTCAGAGAGTGATGAGCATCAGGATATGTTTTACAACCAGTATTTCATATGTGCAATTATATCTATTGACTGTTTTAATGAATTTGCAGCAAACTTTTCAAGCGATCAGCAGTACTATTTAAAGACAGCTATATTAAGTATATCTCAAGATGTAATCTCGGAATCCATTCCATGTTCGGGACTGGTTATGGAAAAAGATAAAATAGTACTTGTCATTAATCCTGACAAGTCTGATTACTGGAATATTATTGCTGTTTTGAAACAGTGTTTTGGAACGATACAAAAAGAAATTTCCAAGGTAATTGACAGTTCTGTTACTTTCAGCATTGGAAATATTTATAGCAGTCTGACAGATGTAAAAACCTCATATTTTGATGCACAGAATATCTTAAAGCTCAGGTTTATGAAGGGCCATGGAAGCATAATATCCAACGAAGATATATATGATGGAAACAGTAAATACTATTATCCGTTTACATTTGAAAAACAAATTATAAACTTTGTTGATGCAGGCTCTAAAGAAGCCCTTATAAATTCATTGAACGATTTCTTCAATGATATCAAAGAAAACAAAAAGCTCACTTATGACAATGTTATCTTAATTATCAATCAATTGCTTGGAAGCACCATCAAGTACCTCCTTGATTTGAATATAAGTGTAAGTGATATTTTTGGAAACGACTTCAATATATACAGCCAATTGACTGAAATAGAAACATTGGATGATGTAAGCCTGTGGCTGGCAAAAATATACCTTCGCATTATTGAATACTGCGAGAAGCCCAAAGCTGACTCCAGGACACATATTAACAATATCTTGAACTATATACATAAAAACTACAAAAAGGATATTGATATAAACATGCTGGCTGATCATGTAGGCTTAAGCTATTCACATGTTCGTAAGATATTTAATGATGAAACGGGAGAAAACATAGTAAACTATATAAACAATTTAAGAATAGAAGAGGCACAGAGACTTTTAAGGCAAACTGACCTTAATATAAACGAAATCGCACTTAGCCTGGGATATAATAACAATCAGAGCTTTAACCGATTCTTTAAGAAGTATGTTGGTATAACACCCGGTGAGTACAGAAATATAAAGGCGAAGGCAATATAAGATAAGTGGCTTTTGATAAATTCCACATCAAAAGCCACTTATCTTAATATAATTTTATTTAAACTCAATCGGACTACCGATTACCTCAAACCTGACCCTTTGAACCTTAGTACCTGTCAGCTTCTGGCTTCTTTCATCAGGCTGGCTTCCTCCGGCAAACAATTCAAATACGCCTGGCTCTAGAATACTTCTTCCTTCATCATCAACCATGGCCATTTGTTCAGGGCTTACCTCAAACTCTGTTGTTACCACCTGCCCCGGTTTCAGTTGATAGAGTTTCTTCACGCCCACCAGCTTCCATCTAGGAACAGTACTGCTAGCCTCAAGATCCTTAAGATAAAGTTCCACAACCTCATCCGATTCATAGTCTCCTATATTCTTTACAGATACACTGCATTTTATTTTGTCACCTATATTAATTTTATCCTTTGAAATCTTAATATCACTATATAAAAACCTTGTATAACTAAGACCGTATCCAAAAGGATAGAGTGCTTCATTCTCCATGTACTTATATGTCCTGTTTTGCATGGAATAATCCTCGAAATCGGGAAGCTCTTCAGTAGTCCTATAGAAAGTAACAGGGAGCCTTCCTGCCGGGCTGAACTCTCCAAAAATCATCGATGCAATTGCCCTGCCTCCCTGTGCTCCGGGATACCAGGCCTGTATTATGGCAGGTATATTCTCATCTGCCCATGTCACGGAAAGTGCACTTCCTGAAAGAAGCACCAAAATAACAGGCTTTCCTGACTTATATACAGCCTCAAGAAGCTCCTGCTGTA
This window encodes:
- a CDS encoding AraC family transcriptional regulator, whose protein sequence is MKNYTLIVKLFIALSLFIIIPVIIVATISNYTIMDYSEDEITKWGIDKLKVANSITGLLTDLVNKDAVRISMDSNLTNFYDYTKFQANSKNKEDLFIMYRIQSMLSGIVNINDRYHSVYLYLDNSNYVITSEKVCLKENFDDTEWIKSYMYSKYLKEPIAWLNPRLTSQRRSSNTVDGLDESKSSNSSNYVLSYIYPLTSYTTELSGAIVVNIYENQLSKLINSDNLNNEGYIGIINSKGDVVSDVDKTSVGSNISSKDYVASILTNKQQVGDLTTRINGKKHLITYTKADINDWIFVGTFSLDNLTNSFTSIRMLIIYICVALLVIGILLSYFISRRLYNPVKKLVNDIKSRKGIDIIGTENEVTLLSKAFDSLIKQEDHLFNTIEKNTRHLRENYLLGLLKGRSSESDEHQDMFYNQYFICAIISIDCFNEFAANFSSDQQYYLKTAILSISQDVISESIPCSGLVMEKDKIVLVINPDKSDYWNIIAVLKQCFGTIQKEISKVIDSSVTFSIGNIYSSLTDVKTSYFDAQNILKLRFMKGHGSIISNEDIYDGNSKYYYPFTFEKQIINFVDAGSKEALINSLNDFFNDIKENKKLTYDNVILIINQLLGSTIKYLLDLNISVSDIFGNDFNIYSQLTEIETLDDVSLWLAKIYLRIIEYCEKPKADSRTHINNILNYIHKNYKKDIDINMLADHVGLSYSHVRKIFNDETGENIVNYINNLRIEEAQRLLRQTDLNINEIALSLGYNNNQSFNRFFKKYVGITPGEYRNIKAKAI